The Fragaria vesca subsp. vesca linkage group LG2, FraVesHawaii_1.0, whole genome shotgun sequence genome includes a window with the following:
- the LOC101302903 gene encoding uncharacterized protein LOC101302903 — protein sequence MAHQIVDFDVPTFIKFSTSYREKLRYLKTLRIIPPNTKPNKLPLPDAADHLLATVNFLKSKGFSDPDFQRLAFLSPYLFSPNFDPTDVTPVFDFLLNELSASPEQSCCLILRCPDLLFSDVEYCLRPTLHFLREVGVQKLSKPTNLNAHLLNTRVEKLNEKVGFLRSLGFTYEEALKVCERLPAIFGYSVEGNLRPKYEYLVEEMERSLEELKKFPQYFGFSLEKKIAPRHLHLKERNVSIPLNRMLLWSDQRFYAKWK from the exons ATGGCTCACCAGATAGTTGATTTCGATGTTCCAACA TTCATCAAGTTCAGCACCTCCTACCGTGAAAAGCTTCGCTACCTCAAAACCCTACGCATCATCCCACCTAACACAAAACCCAACAAGCTCCCCCTCCCCGACGCTGCCGACCACCTCCTCGCCACCGTCAACTTCCTCAAGTCCAAAGGCTTCTCCGACCCCGACTTCCAAAGACTCGCCTTCCTCTCCCCCTACCTCTTCTCCCCCAACTTCGACCCTACCGACGTCACTCCCGTCTTCGACTTCTTACTCAACGAGCTCTCCGCCTCGCCGGAACAATCTTGCTGTCTCATCCTCCGCTGCCCCGACCTCCTCTTCTCCGACGTGGAGTACTGCCTCCGTCCGACGCTGCATTTCCTAAGAGAGGTGGGAGTCCAGAAACTGAGCAAGCCTACGAACCTGAACGCGCATTTGTTGAACACAAGAGTGGAGAAGCTGAATGAGAAAGTAGGGTTCCTGAGGAGCTTAGGGTTTACGTACGAGGAGGCGCTGAAGGTGTGCGAGAGGCTGCCGGCGATATTCGGGTACAGCGTGGAGGGGAATCTAAGGCCGAAATACGAGTATTTGGTGGAGGAGATGGAGAGGAGTTTGGAGGAGTTGAAGAAGTTCCCGCAGTATTTTGGGTTCAGTTTGGAGAAGAAAATAGCGCCAAGGCATTTGCATTTGAAGGAGAGGAATGTGAGCATTCCTTTGAATAGGATGTTGTTGTGGAGTGACCAGAGGTTTTATGCAAAATGGAAATAA
- the LOC101303171 gene encoding E3 ubiquitin-protein ligase RMA3-like isoform 2 produces the protein MDGGDGGSGFTCNICFESADKDPIVTPCGHLYCKSCIYTWLRNPRHDSKRCPCPVCNANIQENRLIPLYGIGKSQDLHQNSRSVPVDSVESLERQAGQKSATPPAPNRPTPSALEWPSDPRPTPSAPEWPTDPSPATPSAPNCPTDHTLATSSTANVILNQVCRLLIRVGQYMLVRIIEVATDKLIEAVETKLNELNEAVEERNNVNGEGSGNDTGSSDEVEVMDSNGEGSHLGPWVVLDQT, from the coding sequence ATGGATGGGGGTGATGGTGGTAGTGGTTTCACGTGCAACATTTGCTTTGAATCTGCTGATAAAGATCCAATTGTAACACCGTGTGGTCACCTTTACTGCAAGTCTTGTATATATACTTGGCTTCGTAACCCAAGACATGATTCCAAGAGGTGCCCTTGCCCGGTTTGTAATGCCAATATACAGGAGAACAGACTGATTCCTCTGTATGGAATAGGGAAATCACAGGATTTGCATCAAAATTCTAGGTCTGTACCTGTAGACAGTGTTGAGAGTCTGGAAAGGCAAGCTGGTCAAAAGTCTGCCACTCCTCCGGCTCCAAATAGGCCAACTCCTTCAGCTCTGGAGTGGCCATCTGATCCAAGACCCACTCCTTCGGCTCCCGAATGGCCGACTGATCCAAGTCCTGCCACTCCTTCAGCTCCAAACTGTCCTACTGATCACACACTTGCCACTTCTTCAACTGCCAATGTTATTCTGAACCAAGTTTGTAGGCTGTTAATACGTGTGGGACAGTACATGCTAGTGAGGATAATAGAAGTTGCCACAGATAAGCTCATTGAAGCTGTGGAAACGAAACTCAATGAGTTGAATGAGGCAGTAGAAGAGAGAAACAATGTTAATGGAGAAGGAAGTGGAAATGATACTGGATCAAGTGACGAGGTTGAAGTGATGGATAGCAATGGAGAAGGAAGCCATCTGGGACCCTGGGTTGTGCTGGACCAAACTTAG